One Bemisia tabaci chromosome 7, PGI_BMITA_v3 DNA window includes the following coding sequences:
- the LOC109035273 gene encoding uncharacterized protein, whose amino-acid sequence MAARAEHAIRWSVCVALFFVNYCDLWKCAVICHEIRPSTLERVKRDSLEGTLKNYTIHSRNPRSNHDLSRFVQPTSNFRHFSDLKGVPSQHAVSRRDTQPHDLETAASHKKSKSKKYKKGGGKKYKKEHHSKHGKKSDKGYKKKHHHDKGEHEKHGKEEHSGFYKKESGHKKKHHDSGKKYGAHHKGEKGHKGAKYGESGGHKKGHKTKGYHNKFHKDEYHKEHKFYDDFHKGGHHSKHGAHHSKHGKKAGKHKKGGHHKSAYHDDHYGKKGHHDKGHYDKHHKGHKYKKGHDEYHSHHNDYSKKSGHKEGKKYGYKKKH is encoded by the coding sequence ATGGCCGCTCGTGCCGAGCACGCCATTCGCTGGTCAGTGTGCGTGGCTTTGTTTTTCGTCAACTACTGCGACCTGTGGAAATGCGCCGTCATCTGCCACGAGATCCGTCCCTCGACCCTCGAGCGGGTCAAACGGGACAGCCTCGAAGGGACGCTCAAGAACTACACCATCCACAGCCGCAACCCCCGCAGCAACCATGACCTCTCGCGCTTCGTCCAGCCCACCTCCAACTTCCGGCACTTCTCCGACCTCAAAGGTGTCCCCAGCCAGCACGCCGTCTCTAGGCGCGACACCCAGCCCCACGACCTAGAGACCGCCGCCTCCCACAAGAAGTCCAAGTCCAAGAAGTACAAAAAGGGAGGCGGCAAGAAGTACAAGAAGGAACACCACTCGAAGCACGGCAAGAAGAGTGACAAGGGCTACAAGAAGAAGCACCACCACGATAAAGGCGAGCACGAGAAACACGGCAAGGAGGAACACTCCGGTTTCTACAAGAAAGAGAGCGGGCACAAGAAGAAACATCACGACTCCGGCAAGAAGTACGGGGCGCACCACAAGGGCGAGAAGGGGCACAAGGGCGCCAAGTACGGGGAGTCGGGCGGCCACAAGAAGGGCCACAAGACGAAGGGCTACCACAACAAGTTCCACAAGGACGAGTACCACAAGGAGCACAAGTTCTACGACGACTTCCACAAGGGCGGACACCACTCGAAGCACGGCGCGCATCACTCGAAGCACGGGAAGAAGGCCGGCAAGCACAAGAAGGGCGGACACCACAAGTCGGCCTACCACGACGATCACTACGGGAAGAAGGGCCACCACGACAAGGGCCACTACGACAAGCACCACAAGGGCCACAAGTACAAGAAGGGCCACGACGAGTACCATTCGCACCACAACGACTACAGCAAGAAGTCCGGGCACAAGGAGGGCAAGAAGTACGGCTACAAGAAGAAGCATTAG